A genomic window from Candidatus Pelagisphaera phototrophica includes:
- a CDS encoding bile acid:sodium symporter family protein, producing MPSLFKSQGFTLALVGAVVFAVILPEPGAKGGLLKSEFTSKALVALTFLIQGLSLPSQQILRSAAKAKLHAYCQSCNFVLAPLLMLGLLAVIGTSLHEGIYIGAIYLSVLPATISSAIIITGNADGDSSAALFSTTLSNVLGVFVTPLLCSILLNTSAGAQISSLGPLIGKLSMLVLLPLAVGQVLRVFVRDWATKSKGLFKKISNGAIVFIVYAAFCNSVLNGIWGEISTATITLTFLLVILFLGLFSTSVWFAAPLAAKGKAERIAAFFCGSQKTLAAGVPMAAIIFTSQNNGAAQVGLILLPLMCYHPLQLLLAGFLAPFLSKK from the coding sequence ATGCCGTCCCTCTTCAAAAGCCAAGGTTTCACGCTCGCTCTCGTCGGAGCGGTCGTCTTTGCAGTCATTCTGCCTGAACCGGGAGCCAAGGGCGGCTTGCTCAAAAGCGAATTCACCTCGAAAGCGCTAGTCGCCCTTACGTTCCTGATACAAGGCCTCTCCCTCCCTTCGCAGCAAATTCTTCGCAGCGCCGCAAAAGCAAAGCTCCACGCATACTGCCAATCGTGCAACTTCGTCCTAGCTCCCCTTTTAATGCTTGGCTTGCTCGCCGTAATCGGCACCTCACTACATGAGGGAATCTACATCGGCGCGATTTACCTATCGGTTCTTCCGGCAACAATCTCTTCCGCCATAATAATTACCGGCAACGCCGATGGCGACAGTTCAGCGGCTCTTTTTTCCACAACCTTATCGAACGTCCTCGGCGTATTCGTCACTCCGTTGCTTTGCTCTATTCTCTTGAACACCTCTGCAGGGGCTCAGATCAGCTCCCTTGGTCCGCTAATCGGCAAACTCTCGATGTTGGTGCTGCTCCCTCTAGCAGTGGGTCAGGTTCTTAGGGTCTTCGTTAGAGATTGGGCCACAAAGTCCAAAGGTCTCTTCAAGAAAATCAGCAATGGAGCCATCGTCTTCATAGTCTACGCAGCCTTTTGCAACAGTGTGCTCAACGGTATCTGGGGAGAAATCAGCACCGCTACCATCACGCTCACGTTCTTATTGGTTATCCTCTTTCTAGGGCTTTTCTCCACTAGCGTATGGTTTGCCGCGCCCCTCGCAGCGAAGGGCAAAGCCGAACGAATCGCCGCTTTCTTTTGCGGATCTCAAAAAACCTTGGCCGCGGGCGTTCCCATGGCTGCCATCATTTTCACGTCGCAAAATAATGGAGCGGCTCAAGTCGGTCTCATTCTTTTGCCCCTCATGTGCTACCACCCCCTTCAGCTTTTGCTCGCTGGGTTTCTCGCGCCCTTCTTAAGCAAAAAGTAA
- a CDS encoding sodium:solute symporter family protein has protein sequence MTDFQIWASLFLLLYLGWLLYLTVKAFKRPTKELGDFFLAGKTVGFIPSLLTFWATYFSAAGLIGAAGYYYIHGVGNFYFAVLGYLILAIVAGTLGKRLWRLSRKYPDTRSPIQLYLKAFDSPLLELLFIAVTLACMVPYLAAQITGFARMLESSIGLPYILTAAIALVIIYIYSESGGLANIIKTDILQSTLTIVGCISVAIVFVGLFWAFDGSQFVADVDAATDPSLWGLPGPNGLYSATNIVGLALLISLGATPMAHNAQRFMIVKEERYLTAMMYIFPFMGLMLTMIAGTLGLGGAAIFPGLSSGDQIIGEVMAAVPAVLGALTLVGVICATMSTADSILLSIGFIASEHWYRKNKNVSVRGILKLNRWFTLSIAIFAFAASVKPELVAELAFNAFGGMLQLAPTMFAGLYLPSIGARWAAASSVSGLAVLLAAKFGWLAPLVPNDFPGYLAGFIVACGLVAIPAVFKSGNH, from the coding sequence ATGACCGACTTCCAAATCTGGGCATCCCTCTTTCTACTCCTATACTTGGGCTGGCTGCTTTATCTAACCGTTAAGGCTTTCAAAAGGCCCACGAAAGAGCTGGGAGACTTTTTCCTGGCCGGCAAGACGGTCGGCTTCATCCCCTCCCTTCTCACGTTCTGGGCCACTTACTTTAGCGCAGCTGGGCTCATTGGAGCGGCAGGCTACTACTACATTCACGGAGTGGGCAATTTCTACTTCGCTGTCCTCGGATACCTGATTCTAGCCATCGTGGCCGGTACCCTGGGCAAACGCTTATGGCGACTTTCGCGGAAGTATCCCGATACTCGATCGCCGATTCAGCTCTACCTCAAGGCATTCGACTCTCCCCTCCTCGAACTTCTATTTATCGCGGTCACCTTAGCCTGCATGGTGCCTTACCTCGCGGCTCAGATTACCGGATTCGCTCGCATGCTCGAAAGCTCGATAGGGCTGCCCTACATCCTTACCGCCGCGATCGCCCTCGTTATTATCTATATATATTCCGAGTCCGGCGGGCTCGCCAACATCATTAAAACGGATATTCTTCAGTCGACGCTCACCATCGTGGGTTGTATCTCGGTAGCGATTGTATTCGTAGGTCTGTTCTGGGCTTTCGACGGGTCGCAATTTGTGGCGGATGTCGATGCCGCCACCGATCCCTCTCTCTGGGGCTTGCCTGGGCCTAATGGCCTTTATTCCGCAACGAACATAGTCGGACTGGCTCTTCTCATTTCGCTCGGGGCGACACCGATGGCCCACAATGCCCAACGGTTTATGATCGTCAAAGAGGAGCGCTATCTGACCGCTATGATGTACATCTTCCCATTCATGGGCCTTATGCTGACCATGATCGCCGGAACGCTTGGATTAGGAGGGGCAGCAATCTTCCCTGGCCTTTCAAGCGGAGACCAGATTATCGGCGAAGTGATGGCTGCGGTCCCCGCGGTATTGGGAGCATTGACCCTTGTGGGAGTCATCTGCGCCACAATGTCGACGGCCGACTCTATTCTCCTGAGCATAGGCTTTATCGCAAGCGAGCATTGGTACCGGAAGAATAAGAACGTATCCGTTCGTGGCATACTTAAACTCAATCGATGGTTCACTCTTTCCATAGCGATCTTTGCCTTCGCGGCCAGCGTTAAGCCCGAACTCGTTGCGGAACTGGCTTTCAACGCCTTCGGTGGGATGCTGCAACTGGCCCCCACCATGTTCGCGGGACTCTATTTGCCCTCGATTGGAGCTCGATGGGCAGCGGCTAGCAGCGTCTCGGGACTGGCGGTCTTGCTCGCGGCTAAATTCGGTTGGCTCGCTCCGCTGGTTCCGAACGACTTTCCCGGCTATCTAGCAGGATTCATAGTCGCTTGCGGGCTAGTGGCGATTCCCGCGGTATTCAAATCCGGTAACCATTAG
- a CDS encoding uracil-xanthine permease family protein, with amino-acid sequence MRESQSSTRAEPHLLYPHDATMPPGKAAMAALQQTIAMFVGCITPALIFSSVVGIDPDTKSYLISICLLASGLGTLLQAKRFGIVGSGLLSINGTSFAYVDLLLRAGNEGGLPLACGMALAAVPLQFVLAFSLPALRSIISPLVAGIVVLAIGIDLIPVSGYYIAKGVGETTTWTISTSVAATVIGLLIASQISKRKTIRMYAPIIAIAVGYALSSFFGIIHWPDWKSNNWIMIPTPLAYGLAFKWELLIPFAVIYIVSSIEAIGDLSATASFSGMKTRGIEFWQRIRGGILSDAITSAFACVFNGFPTATFSQNNGVIQLTGVGSRQVGLYVSGILIVAALLPQTGFLFSAMPNPVLGGVTLVLFGMIASAGVRMILQEPLDSANMLVIAVSLGLAFSIPSQEHFVKELPEFLAAILSSKVATAGLTAIAMNCLTIKTMKS; translated from the coding sequence ATGCGAGAATCACAGTCTTCAACCCGAGCCGAGCCCCATCTGCTCTACCCGCATGACGCCACTATGCCGCCAGGCAAAGCGGCCATGGCGGCCCTCCAGCAAACGATCGCCATGTTCGTGGGCTGTATCACCCCGGCCCTTATCTTCTCAAGCGTCGTCGGCATCGACCCGGATACTAAATCCTACCTCATTTCCATATGCCTCCTCGCATCGGGTCTCGGCACGTTGTTGCAAGCCAAACGCTTCGGAATCGTCGGCTCGGGGCTCCTCTCTATCAACGGCACCAGTTTCGCTTACGTCGACCTTCTCCTTAGAGCGGGCAACGAAGGCGGACTCCCCCTCGCCTGCGGCATGGCCCTCGCCGCTGTGCCGCTTCAATTCGTCCTCGCGTTCTCGCTGCCCGCCCTCCGGTCGATCATATCGCCGCTCGTCGCCGGCATCGTTGTTCTTGCCATCGGCATTGATCTCATTCCCGTCTCTGGCTACTACATTGCAAAAGGCGTGGGCGAAACAACGACGTGGACAATCAGCACTAGCGTCGCTGCAACCGTCATCGGGCTTCTCATCGCCAGCCAAATCTCCAAGCGAAAAACGATACGTATGTACGCACCCATTATCGCAATCGCTGTCGGCTACGCGCTCTCCTCCTTTTTTGGAATCATCCATTGGCCCGATTGGAAAAGCAACAACTGGATCATGATTCCGACTCCTCTCGCCTACGGCTTGGCGTTCAAATGGGAACTGCTTATCCCTTTCGCCGTCATCTACATCGTCTCCTCCATTGAGGCTATCGGCGACTTGTCAGCCACGGCCAGTTTCTCAGGAATGAAGACCCGCGGTATAGAATTCTGGCAACGAATTCGAGGCGGCATTCTCTCCGATGCCATCACCAGTGCCTTCGCCTGCGTCTTCAACGGATTCCCAACCGCCACGTTTTCCCAAAACAACGGCGTAATACAACTTACCGGCGTCGGCAGTCGCCAAGTCGGCTTATACGTATCCGGAATCCTCATAGTCGCCGCACTTCTCCCACAGACCGGATTCCTATTCAGCGCGATGCCAAACCCAGTCCTCGGCGGCGTGACGCTTGTACTCTTCGGTATGATCGCCAGTGCAGGAGTGCGCATGATCCTGCAAGAGCCCCTTGATAGCGCGAACATGCTCGTCATAGCCGTCAGCCTAGGATTAGCCTTCAGCATCCCCTCTCAGGAGCATTTCGTGAAAGAGCTCCCAGAGTTTCTAGCCGCTATTCTCTCTTCCAAGGTAGCCACTGCCGGCCTGACGGCAATCGCGATGAACTGCTTGACGATTAAAACGATGAAATCGTAA
- a CDS encoding adenine deaminase, with protein sequence MPDLINRFSVAPLHESTIHLSQVASGRLAPDLVLTGARILSVYTERMLDDREIWITKGRIASVAKAGSCPFEEVPRYDVKGGILAPGLVDPHIHIESSMMTACAYAEGALLNGTTTLFCDSHEIGNASDVEGIEWMLEDARQAPLNIFLTLPSTIPATNDSLETCGGDLTPSKAAALFDKWPEIVALGEKMDFVPVCMGDARSHGIIGESLKREKPVSGHIYGREFVAAYAASGVTDTHEAIDRDIADDFLEAGIWVFLRGGPPATPWHSLPEAIKAVTELGASTKRVCVCTDDRDADDLFEFGLDWVTRQAIVAGLSPLQAWSMGSLHPATRFGMDGELGALGHGRRADITLLGDDLTVINTWYGGALMVEDRKVTPLLDKQLSEGRYSYPKQAYETVRYEDELDLLPQIPDVKSSVSIVRTELPGIVTLSKSAQFEPEVQSWDAFMDANDLVYLSVVERYGKTGGIGHGLLQNFGLTDGAVGSSVGHDAHNVVIAGESAEDMKIVARRIKELRGGVVVVKSGKIIAEVPLPIAGLLSDERGTEVAAQTTALKEAWSSVGCSLPYMGFNLLPLSVIPEIRLTDKGLVLVPEMKVKNLFRAL encoded by the coding sequence ATGCCTGACTTAATCAATCGTTTTTCCGTAGCCCCGCTACACGAGTCCACAATTCACTTGTCCCAGGTCGCTTCTGGGAGATTGGCTCCAGATCTCGTTTTGACCGGTGCTCGTATCCTTTCGGTCTATACCGAGCGAATGCTGGACGATCGGGAGATCTGGATTACGAAAGGCCGAATCGCCTCGGTTGCCAAAGCGGGCAGCTGTCCCTTTGAAGAAGTGCCCCGCTACGATGTCAAAGGCGGTATATTGGCCCCAGGACTGGTCGATCCCCATATTCATATCGAAAGCAGCATGATGACGGCCTGCGCCTATGCGGAAGGAGCATTGCTAAACGGAACGACGACTTTGTTTTGCGATAGCCACGAGATAGGCAATGCGAGCGATGTGGAGGGAATCGAATGGATGCTCGAAGACGCTCGGCAAGCCCCTCTCAATATATTCCTGACCTTGCCCTCTACCATCCCCGCGACGAATGACAGCCTCGAAACCTGCGGGGGCGATCTTACCCCCAGCAAAGCGGCCGCTCTGTTTGATAAATGGCCTGAGATTGTGGCCTTGGGTGAGAAAATGGATTTCGTGCCGGTTTGCATGGGCGATGCACGGTCTCACGGAATCATCGGCGAATCCTTGAAGCGGGAAAAGCCAGTTAGTGGGCACATTTACGGTCGGGAATTCGTGGCGGCTTACGCTGCCAGCGGTGTTACGGATACTCACGAGGCGATCGATCGGGACATAGCCGATGATTTTCTCGAGGCAGGAATTTGGGTTTTCCTAAGAGGAGGTCCGCCCGCCACCCCTTGGCACAGCTTGCCAGAAGCGATCAAGGCGGTGACGGAACTGGGAGCGTCGACCAAGCGCGTTTGCGTCTGCACGGACGATCGTGATGCCGACGATCTTTTCGAATTCGGACTCGACTGGGTAACCCGGCAGGCGATCGTGGCCGGTTTGAGCCCGTTACAGGCTTGGAGCATGGGTTCTTTGCACCCGGCAACGCGTTTTGGGATGGATGGCGAATTGGGAGCTCTTGGGCACGGGCGCCGAGCAGACATCACTCTGCTGGGCGATGACTTAACGGTAATCAATACGTGGTATGGGGGCGCATTGATGGTGGAAGACCGGAAAGTGACACCGTTGCTAGATAAGCAATTGAGCGAGGGGAGATACTCGTACCCGAAGCAGGCATACGAGACAGTTAGGTATGAGGACGAACTAGATTTGCTGCCTCAAATTCCCGACGTCAAGTCGTCGGTCAGTATTGTGCGAACGGAGCTGCCTGGCATCGTGACTCTCTCCAAATCAGCCCAGTTCGAACCGGAGGTCCAATCTTGGGACGCTTTTATGGACGCTAACGATCTGGTATACTTGTCCGTCGTCGAGCGATACGGAAAGACCGGGGGAATAGGCCATGGCCTGTTGCAGAATTTCGGGCTTACGGATGGGGCGGTGGGTAGTAGCGTAGGCCACGATGCCCACAATGTTGTTATCGCCGGTGAATCTGCGGAGGATATGAAAATCGTGGCTCGACGGATAAAAGAGCTCAGAGGAGGGGTGGTCGTTGTAAAATCTGGAAAAATCATCGCGGAGGTTCCACTGCCAATAGCCGGATTGCTCTCGGATGAAAGAGGCACTGAGGTCGCCGCCCAGACAACTGCTCTAAAAGAAGCATGGAGCTCAGTTGGCTGCTCGCTTCCGTACATGGGCTTCAACCTTCTGCCTCTATCTGTGATTCCCGAAATTCGGCTGACCGATAAAGGGTTGGTTCTGGTGCCGGAAATGAAGGTTAAAAACCTCTTTAGAGCACTTTAG
- a CDS encoding aromatic ring-hydroxylating oxygenase subunit alpha, which produces MKADEPTQDCATLEYPRECSFSRNDWDILSNFWYPIALESDIGAQPLKARLLDTDLVIARLGLGYVVSKDLCIHRGAPLSNGWVRDDCIVCPYHGYRFDATGKCVLVPSHPEWKIPGKLRLQTVLHEERYGIIWVCLSGKPANRIPVWEPEESDSTYRRFTLGPEIWDCSAGRLIENFIDNAHFSFVHRSSFGQEGSATMGAEYEFSQDNYTMTMAFDYKATNPDDSPIADASELDRHMHRTLFLPFSTRTVISYPEEREHLIHFNIAPVSSRKSQLIAVFHRNFDHDVPIDQLREWEKKIIYEDRAIVELQKPEEIPLDISAEVHAKADKASLALRNWMFGNGLRGEMTA; this is translated from the coding sequence GTGAAAGCAGATGAGCCCACCCAAGATTGTGCTACCCTCGAATATCCCAGGGAATGCTCCTTTAGTCGAAATGATTGGGATATCCTGTCTAACTTTTGGTATCCCATCGCCTTGGAATCCGATATTGGGGCTCAGCCTTTAAAGGCCCGACTACTCGATACCGATTTAGTGATTGCCCGCCTAGGTCTTGGATACGTGGTTTCCAAAGATCTGTGTATTCACCGCGGCGCTCCGTTGTCCAACGGATGGGTTCGTGATGACTGCATTGTTTGCCCCTATCATGGCTATCGATTTGATGCTACGGGCAAGTGCGTCCTGGTACCAAGCCATCCAGAATGGAAGATTCCGGGCAAGCTGCGCCTGCAAACGGTTTTGCACGAGGAGCGGTATGGTATAATCTGGGTATGCCTAAGCGGCAAACCCGCTAACCGAATTCCAGTTTGGGAACCTGAAGAGTCGGACAGCACCTATCGTCGCTTTACGCTAGGCCCAGAGATTTGGGACTGTTCAGCCGGACGTCTGATAGAGAACTTCATCGACAACGCCCATTTTTCCTTCGTTCACCGGAGCAGCTTTGGCCAAGAGGGAAGCGCCACCATGGGAGCGGAATACGAATTTTCTCAAGACAACTATACGATGACGATGGCATTCGACTACAAGGCGACCAATCCAGACGACTCGCCTATCGCCGACGCTTCCGAGTTGGATCGGCACATGCATAGAACCTTGTTTTTGCCCTTCTCCACACGAACGGTGATCAGTTATCCAGAGGAGCGCGAGCACCTCATTCATTTTAACATAGCGCCGGTGTCCTCCCGCAAATCGCAGCTGATCGCCGTGTTTCACCGCAATTTTGATCACGACGTCCCTATAGACCAACTACGTGAATGGGAGAAGAAGATCATTTATGAAGACCGGGCGATAGTAGAGCTGCAAAAGCCCGAGGAAATACCGTTGGACATATCTGCGGAAGTTCATGCTAAAGCGGACAAAGCTTCCCTCGCTCTGAGAAACTGGATGTTTGGCAATGGGCTTCGTGGCGAAATGACTGCTTAG
- a CDS encoding alpha/beta hydrolase — MLSVDFRSVLIILAIGFLKPAFSVEPTIENVIYGMDHGAALLMDVYQPKSPIGAGVVFIMGTGFTAYGAYDDLPLKELDLWLIENNVFSDFYGETEQPFVPLLEAGFTVFSINHRLGPKNRFQRQIADCQRAIQFIRHHASDYGIHSNWVASMGHSSGATMATFLGVGDNIANPSALDPVSRQSSRAQAVIAAAGIHDLLAALEKSPRSASMMQSLTGRALTYQPPGHPIFETYKHASTTSYIDPADSPVFIIHGDADPAVDLSQSKILQATLSTAGVPHKLLVLPGANHAEIGTMTDPLPFEQAAGWLMDQLKDLDWKTDVDSLPLTSKSPPDLP, encoded by the coding sequence ATGTTGTCAGTCGATTTCAGATCCGTTTTGATTATCTTGGCGATCGGCTTTTTGAAACCAGCCTTCTCAGTCGAGCCGACCATCGAAAACGTTATCTACGGCATGGATCATGGCGCCGCCTTGCTGATGGATGTCTACCAGCCCAAATCGCCGATCGGGGCCGGGGTCGTCTTTATCATGGGTACGGGTTTCACCGCGTATGGGGCATATGACGACCTACCCTTAAAGGAGCTCGATCTTTGGCTCATCGAAAACAATGTCTTCAGTGACTTTTATGGGGAAACGGAACAGCCGTTCGTTCCCCTCTTGGAAGCGGGCTTCACTGTGTTTTCCATCAATCATCGCCTAGGGCCGAAAAACCGTTTCCAGCGTCAGATAGCCGATTGTCAGCGAGCCATTCAGTTCATCCGGCATCATGCATCCGACTACGGCATTCATTCGAATTGGGTCGCCTCCATGGGCCATTCTTCGGGTGCGACGATGGCGACGTTCCTCGGCGTGGGCGACAACATCGCCAATCCGTCCGCCCTGGATCCAGTGAGCCGCCAATCCAGCCGCGCCCAAGCCGTAATCGCCGCTGCCGGCATACACGATCTATTGGCAGCTCTGGAGAAATCGCCCCGCAGCGCGTCGATGATGCAAAGCCTGACGGGTCGAGCGCTCACCTATCAGCCTCCTGGGCACCCGATTTTCGAGACCTATAAGCACGCTTCGACCACAAGCTACATCGACCCAGCCGACTCCCCCGTTTTTATCATTCATGGCGATGCAGACCCCGCAGTCGATCTATCACAATCCAAGATTCTACAAGCTACATTAAGCACCGCGGGCGTTCCCCATAAGCTTTTGGTTCTTCCAGGGGCCAACCATGCTGAAATCGGGACGATGACCGATCCGCTTCCATTCGAGCAAGCCGCCGGCTGGCTAATGGATCAGCTCAAGGATTTGGATTGGAAAACGGATGTCGATTCCCTGCCGTTAACCTCGAAGTCACCGCCCGATCTCCCGTAA
- a CDS encoding TonB-dependent receptor: protein MNIKTTIKLPSFSLSLFLAVFFATSSVAQEETEELDAFISEEIPIEENILPTSRPFNSVYGTDRSILDTPRNVTIISREQLDAISIKDVRDFSKLTSSSYTKTNFGSPSTPNLRGQEADLFVNGMRRGGSINGNGLPVNFNAVESVNIVKGPAGVVYGTTNYLGGYVDLITKKPFFDKARGEIGVSIGSYDQYTVNLDYSTPVNDKFAYRVSVEAKEWGGFWELWKQNSQAYYFAATYQPSERYRMEMNLEYFQADYTENWGINRVSQDLVDNGRYVVNSQTDAEYLAYTQGLGSNPLYFASPFDVFFAPTDGEGNFLDDGEAIGSSGGIPGETASTIGFFAGVGTFSPVDGTTVPVDRSWKLAAPGDDSFGRFVTFGMDHIWDIEEDFQIVNKTFISWKDRQTFSSYHYSELLRDNWAFDNRTEFRTSKSFGNTSSLDMNVGLRLRYDDVWAVNHYFNEPVNFWDMTRDVDTRRVPDAGYAAFRWVPGEDSRGVLSNWYYGDGGATKSFILGPYAQFDYGINDSFSILAGFTRDYVSAESRDPVLKRGETFDFGGFVGVAGPDEDLVADENTEMDNYNISLLFKPNEKTSLYGTYNYSDTYDADTGGRLVPQSFGDSLESELIEIGAKFSLIEETLFLSTAYVDREFTSRNQDGSIDPVFVDVFEIEFNYQPNRNFFATFGYSKSDATRTAGFFASPYTIDRAAETGGVYVSPLFRGPPGSEVVEAPGVPDDLFNALLSYKWSNGFGVTAGALFWSGIKSGYDGFEFSVPNWNDPESPYVLQANTVDLGSQYEIDIGLTYEMEDWNYRLSILNVTDEENWDVNNSGYGNGSILARQPTRFEFSAKRSF, encoded by the coding sequence ATGAATATAAAAACGACAATCAAACTTCCAAGCTTCTCGCTGAGCTTGTTTCTAGCGGTCTTCTTTGCGACGAGTTCAGTCGCTCAAGAAGAAACTGAAGAGTTGGATGCCTTCATATCGGAAGAAATTCCGATAGAGGAGAACATCTTGCCCACCTCCCGTCCTTTTAACTCGGTCTACGGTACCGATCGGAGTATCTTAGATACGCCTAGAAACGTGACTATTATTTCGCGCGAACAGCTCGATGCGATATCGATTAAGGATGTTCGTGACTTTTCTAAGCTGACATCGAGCTCTTACACTAAAACGAATTTCGGTTCGCCATCGACCCCTAACCTAAGGGGCCAAGAAGCGGACCTGTTTGTCAACGGCATGCGGCGAGGAGGTTCGATTAATGGTAATGGCCTTCCCGTCAATTTCAATGCGGTTGAGTCAGTGAATATTGTCAAGGGCCCAGCTGGAGTCGTCTATGGGACCACCAACTACCTTGGAGGCTATGTTGATTTGATTACGAAGAAGCCGTTCTTTGATAAGGCACGAGGCGAGATTGGTGTAAGTATAGGATCATATGACCAGTATACGGTTAATTTGGATTACAGCACTCCGGTAAACGATAAATTCGCTTACCGTGTATCTGTTGAAGCCAAGGAGTGGGGGGGCTTCTGGGAGCTTTGGAAACAAAATTCGCAAGCGTACTACTTCGCAGCCACATATCAACCCAGTGAAAGGTACAGGATGGAAATGAATCTTGAGTATTTCCAAGCGGACTACACGGAAAATTGGGGTATCAATCGTGTCTCTCAAGATTTAGTCGACAATGGTCGTTACGTAGTCAACTCGCAGACTGATGCGGAGTATTTAGCGTATACTCAAGGTCTTGGCTCAAACCCTTTATACTTTGCCAGTCCGTTCGATGTGTTTTTCGCTCCCACGGATGGCGAAGGGAATTTTTTGGATGATGGCGAGGCAATTGGATCTTCTGGCGGAATACCAGGAGAAACTGCTTCGACGATCGGTTTTTTCGCGGGAGTGGGAACTTTCTCCCCCGTTGATGGAACGACAGTTCCGGTTGATCGTTCATGGAAGCTAGCAGCACCTGGGGACGATTCGTTTGGTCGATTCGTCACCTTTGGAATGGATCATATTTGGGACATTGAAGAGGATTTCCAAATCGTGAACAAAACTTTTATTTCGTGGAAAGATCGCCAGACATTTTCCTCTTATCACTATTCCGAGCTACTACGGGATAACTGGGCTTTTGACAACCGCACCGAGTTCCGTACGAGCAAAAGCTTCGGTAATACGTCTTCTTTGGACATGAACGTGGGGTTACGTCTGCGATATGACGATGTATGGGCGGTTAACCACTACTTCAACGAGCCGGTCAATTTTTGGGATATGACGCGAGACGTCGATACTCGCCGTGTTCCGGATGCAGGGTACGCCGCTTTCCGCTGGGTCCCGGGCGAAGATTCGCGCGGCGTACTAAGCAATTGGTATTATGGGGATGGGGGAGCAACTAAATCTTTTATCTTGGGTCCTTATGCGCAGTTTGACTATGGGATAAATGATAGCTTCAGCATTCTCGCGGGATTTACCAGGGATTACGTGAGTGCTGAGTCCCGCGATCCAGTTTTAAAGAGGGGCGAGACCTTTGACTTTGGAGGCTTTGTTGGCGTTGCTGGTCCCGATGAGGATCTCGTCGCCGATGAAAACACGGAGATGGACAATTACAACATCAGTTTACTCTTCAAGCCCAACGAAAAGACATCTTTGTACGGAACATACAATTACAGCGATACATACGATGCTGATACTGGCGGGCGTCTCGTTCCTCAGTCATTTGGAGACAGTCTTGAAAGTGAATTGATAGAAATTGGGGCTAAATTCAGCCTGATAGAAGAAACATTATTTCTCAGCACAGCTTACGTTGATCGGGAATTCACATCTCGAAACCAGGATGGGTCGATCGACCCTGTATTTGTGGATGTCTTTGAAATAGAATTCAATTATCAGCCGAATCGCAACTTCTTCGCTACCTTTGGCTACAGTAAGTCGGATGCAACGCGCACTGCAGGATTTTTCGCCTCTCCCTACACGATAGACAGAGCTGCAGAGACGGGTGGCGTATATGTGTCGCCACTTTTTCGTGGACCTCCTGGTAGCGAAGTAGTTGAAGCGCCTGGAGTTCCCGACGACCTCTTTAATGCACTACTAAGCTACAAGTGGAGCAATGGGTTTGGCGTTACCGCAGGGGCTCTTTTCTGGTCAGGCATCAAGTCGGGGTACGATGGGTTTGAGTTTTCCGTGCCCAACTGGAACGACCCTGAGAGCCCATATGTGCTGCAAGCGAACACTGTGGACTTAGGCTCCCAGTATGAGATCGATATTGGTCTCACATACGAAATGGAAGATTGGAATTATAGGCTATCTATCTTGAACGTGACAGACGAAGAAAATTGGGATGTAAATAATTCTGGATATGGAAATGGATCAATCCTTGCCCGCCAGCCGACCCGGTTCGAGTTTTCAGCGAAGCGGTCCTTCTAA